One Oceanithermus desulfurans DNA segment encodes these proteins:
- a CDS encoding 3-isopropylmalate dehydratase large subunit — MTLAQAILSHKAGRPVQPGELVVVEVDHAMTIDSIVPTVIDRLEELGAEPRHPERVSLVYDHVAPAANVNVAEAQRRGREWARRTGVNFYEVGRGVCHQVLIEEGVAQPGTLIVGSDSHSTSYGAVGAFGTGMGATDIALAIASGRTWLRVPESVKVTFRGRPRPGVSAKDAALEMVGRLGADGATYMAVEIHLEDGAERAFGRSERITLANLAMEAGAKAGIVVPSGEILEHYDVPGWLRVGEDAAYARELEIDLGTLAPRLAAPFYVDNVHGLDDQAGAEVDFVFVGTCTNGRIEDLRAAAEVLRGRRVAPGTRMLVVPASSQVLKQAMEEGVLQTLVEAGATIGTPGCGPCMGRHMGVAASGERVVSTANRNFKGRMGAADAEVFLASPRTAALAAVLGRIPGEEEVAP; from the coding sequence ATGACCCTCGCCCAGGCCATCCTTTCCCACAAGGCCGGGCGGCCGGTGCAGCCCGGGGAGCTGGTGGTGGTGGAGGTGGACCACGCGATGACGATCGACTCGATCGTGCCCACCGTCATCGACCGGCTCGAGGAGCTGGGCGCCGAGCCGCGCCACCCCGAGCGGGTCTCGCTGGTCTACGACCACGTGGCCCCGGCGGCCAACGTCAACGTGGCCGAAGCGCAGCGGCGCGGACGCGAGTGGGCGCGCCGCACCGGCGTCAACTTCTACGAGGTCGGTCGCGGCGTCTGCCACCAGGTGCTGATCGAGGAGGGCGTGGCCCAGCCGGGGACGCTGATCGTGGGCTCCGACTCGCACTCGACCAGCTACGGCGCGGTGGGGGCCTTCGGAACCGGCATGGGCGCGACGGACATCGCCCTGGCTATCGCCAGCGGCCGGACCTGGCTGCGGGTGCCCGAGTCGGTGAAGGTCACCTTCCGCGGCCGTCCGCGGCCGGGGGTGAGCGCCAAGGACGCGGCGCTCGAAATGGTGGGCCGGCTGGGTGCCGACGGGGCGACTTACATGGCCGTCGAAATTCATTTGGAAGACGGGGCCGAACGCGCCTTCGGCCGCAGCGAGCGCATCACCCTGGCCAACCTGGCCATGGAAGCCGGGGCCAAGGCCGGGATCGTAGTGCCGTCGGGCGAGATTCTGGAGCACTACGACGTGCCGGGCTGGCTGCGGGTCGGGGAGGACGCGGCCTACGCGCGCGAGCTGGAGATCGACCTGGGCACGCTCGCGCCGCGGCTGGCCGCGCCCTTCTACGTGGACAACGTCCACGGCCTGGACGACCAGGCCGGTGCGGAGGTGGACTTCGTCTTCGTCGGCACCTGCACCAACGGTCGCATCGAAGACCTGCGGGCGGCGGCGGAGGTGCTGCGGGGGCGGAGGGTGGCCCCGGGCACCCGCATGCTGGTGGTGCCCGCTTCGAGCCAGGTGCTCAAGCAGGCGATGGAAGAGGGCGTGCTGCAAACGCTCGTCGAGGCCGGCGCGACGATCGGCACCCCCGGCTGCGGGCCTTGCATGGGCCGGCACATGGGGGTGGCCGCGAGCGGCGAGCGGGTGGTCTCGACGGCCAACCGCAACTTCAAGGGTCGGATGGGCGCGGCCGACGCCGAGGTCTTCCTGGCGAGCCCGCGCACGGCGGCGCTGGCGGCGGTTTTGGGCCGCATCCCGGGCGAGGAGGAGGTAGCCCCGTGA
- a CDS encoding WD40/YVTN/BNR-like repeat-containing protein, which produces MLAWLAACNPVAGGASWERVNPGGGGAFHAIAAGPGGLVLAGSDLSGAYLSRDGGASWRPIGSAQGLATTHVSGVGFDTHDPVVLYLGTEDGLYRSADGGATFVRVLADGYVTDVRFAPSAPNVGYLTHHPAYDVAEGTVYRSDDRGRSWRPVTATGLPAGLHLLELAVDPRDSERVFVLAGEGRFACGETALFASADGGVSWTRVGAELGQIADFALDPDDPDVLYLTTYGDVWDPGYACVADDPNGGHLYRATADAAGWRFTRVSDALGSRNLLVLPGGGRVRVFDLDTKEFFATSNDGASWVRLGGPDDWDPGWSGPGLAHGTSPGGDAKTLFQDPADPDRIYWADGQFVWGGRDGGATVRPLHTEAAGSGWRSRGVDNIVPFELAFDADGRHVYFGLADLGCFASDDHGASFRSCNDPAHTGSWMGHGGNSLALAADPERAGVVWIGQAQELDTRHTLLVSRDYGRSWSPADAGLPGSILSGLSVDPESPADRRTLFVTAGGDVYRSRDDGAGWTRVLACGGCRYTAVRGEQVLAGGEAGLWRSTRGGEAGSRERVGPPEFAGDGAEVFTDNGWRGVAAIRFDPNAVGRVYVAVFGPGRGLYRSNDGGASWTRILPGDFLWDVAIDPRDAGVLYAASSSAFYSGGYDPASRGVLRSTDAGRTWQAFNEGLAWPFARRLAFDRAGTELWVASPGLGYARRGLR; this is translated from the coding sequence GTGCTCGCATGGCTCGCCGCGTGCAATCCGGTGGCGGGAGGCGCTTCCTGGGAGCGCGTCAACCCCGGGGGCGGCGGCGCCTTTCACGCCATCGCGGCGGGTCCCGGCGGCCTCGTGCTGGCGGGCAGCGACCTCTCGGGGGCCTACCTCTCACGCGACGGGGGCGCGAGCTGGCGACCGATCGGCTCCGCGCAAGGCCTCGCGACGACCCACGTGAGCGGGGTGGGCTTCGACACGCACGATCCCGTCGTTCTCTACCTGGGCACCGAAGACGGGCTCTACCGCAGCGCCGACGGCGGGGCCACGTTCGTGCGCGTGCTCGCCGACGGTTACGTTACCGACGTACGCTTTGCTCCCTCCGCTCCCAACGTGGGCTACCTCACCCACCATCCGGCCTACGACGTGGCCGAGGGAACCGTTTACCGCAGCGACGACCGGGGACGGAGCTGGCGGCCGGTGACCGCGACCGGCCTGCCCGCGGGACTCCATCTGCTCGAGCTCGCGGTCGACCCCCGCGACTCCGAGCGGGTCTTCGTGCTGGCCGGAGAAGGGCGCTTCGCCTGTGGGGAGACGGCCCTCTTCGCGAGCGCCGACGGCGGCGTGAGCTGGACACGGGTGGGTGCCGAACTGGGGCAGATCGCCGACTTTGCCCTCGACCCCGACGACCCCGACGTCCTCTACCTCACCACCTATGGCGACGTCTGGGACCCGGGTTACGCCTGCGTGGCGGACGACCCGAACGGCGGCCACCTCTACCGCGCCACCGCGGACGCCGCCGGCTGGAGGTTTACCCGCGTTTCGGACGCCCTCGGCTCCAGGAACCTGCTGGTGTTGCCGGGCGGGGGGCGCGTACGCGTTTTCGACCTCGACACCAAGGAATTCTTCGCCACCTCCAACGATGGGGCAAGCTGGGTGCGCCTCGGCGGACCCGACGACTGGGACCCCGGCTGGAGCGGACCTGGATTGGCCCACGGCACCAGCCCCGGCGGCGACGCCAAGACGCTTTTCCAGGATCCTGCCGATCCCGACCGCATCTACTGGGCCGACGGACAGTTCGTCTGGGGCGGCCGCGACGGCGGGGCCACCGTCCGGCCCCTCCACACCGAGGCCGCGGGCTCGGGCTGGCGCTCGCGGGGAGTGGACAACATCGTGCCGTTCGAGCTTGCCTTCGACGCCGACGGGCGCCACGTCTACTTCGGCCTCGCCGACCTGGGCTGCTTCGCGAGCGACGACCACGGGGCGAGCTTCCGCTCCTGCAACGACCCCGCCCATACCGGTAGCTGGATGGGCCATGGCGGCAACAGCCTGGCGCTCGCCGCCGACCCCGAGCGCGCGGGGGTGGTCTGGATCGGCCAGGCCCAGGAGCTGGACACGCGGCACACCCTCCTGGTAAGCCGCGACTACGGCAGGAGCTGGTCGCCCGCCGACGCCGGTCTGCCGGGGTCCATCCTCTCGGGCCTGAGCGTCGATCCCGAGAGCCCGGCCGACCGGCGCACCCTCTTCGTGACCGCGGGCGGAGACGTCTACCGCAGCCGCGACGACGGGGCGGGCTGGACACGGGTCCTCGCCTGTGGCGGCTGCCGTTATACCGCCGTGCGCGGGGAACAGGTATTGGCCGGGGGCGAGGCGGGGCTCTGGCGCTCGACCCGCGGAGGCGAGGCCGGGAGCAGGGAGCGGGTAGGGCCGCCCGAGTTCGCGGGCGACGGCGCGGAGGTCTTTACCGACAACGGTTGGCGCGGAGTCGCGGCGATCCGGTTCGATCCGAACGCGGTGGGCCGGGTCTACGTCGCGGTTTTCGGGCCGGGGCGCGGGCTCTACCGCAGCAATGACGGCGGGGCGAGCTGGACCCGGATACTGCCAGGCGACTTCCTCTGGGACGTGGCCATCGATCCGCGCGACGCGGGCGTGCTCTACGCTGCGAGCTCGAGCGCCTTCTACTCCGGAGGCTACGATCCGGCTTCGCGCGGCGTGCTGCGCAGCACCGACGCCGGCCGCACCTGGCAGGCGTTCAACGAGGGGCTGGCCTGGCCCTTCGCACGCCGGCTGGCCTTCGACCGCGCCGGCACCGAGCTGTGGGTGGCGAGCCCCGGTCTGGGTTACGCGCGCCGCGGGCTGCGCTGA
- the lysW gene encoding lysine biosynthesis protein LysW — translation MNVTCPECGATLTLENPELGELLICDDCGAELEVVSVEPLKVEPAPEEAEDWGE, via the coding sequence ATGAACGTGACCTGCCCTGAATGCGGTGCCACCCTGACGCTAGAAAACCCGGAACTCGGCGAACTGCTGATCTGCGACGACTGCGGCGCGGAGCTCGAAGTGGTCTCCGTAGAACCCCTAAAGGTGGAGCCGGCCCCCGAAGAGGCGGAGGATTGGGGCGAATAA
- a CDS encoding LeuD/DmdB family oxidoreductase small subunit, whose translation MTTHHAPRTHRVWKFGDDVNTDDVLPGKYAPFMVGEDVFQNYAFAHLRPEFAGAYRPGDLIVAGRNLGLGSSREYAPEALKKLGVRAIVARSYARIFYRNLVNLGIVPFISEEVVNAAEDGDEVRYDIRTGTLELRGRTYRLEPPPAFLLAALEEGSVLEYFKKHGDFPGVE comes from the coding sequence GTGACCACGCACCACGCACCACGCACGCACCGGGTTTGGAAGTTCGGCGACGACGTCAACACCGACGACGTGCTCCCCGGTAAGTACGCCCCCTTCATGGTGGGGGAGGACGTCTTCCAGAACTACGCCTTCGCCCACCTGCGCCCCGAGTTCGCCGGCGCGTACCGGCCGGGCGACCTGATCGTGGCCGGGCGCAACCTGGGGTTGGGCTCGAGCCGCGAGTACGCGCCCGAGGCGCTTAAGAAGCTGGGGGTGCGCGCCATCGTGGCGCGCAGCTACGCGCGCATCTTCTACCGCAACCTGGTCAACCTGGGCATCGTGCCCTTCATCTCGGAGGAGGTGGTGAACGCAGCAGAAGACGGCGACGAGGTACGTTACGACATCCGCACCGGCACCCTGGAGCTCAGGGGGCGCACCTACCGGCTCGAACCCCCGCCGGCCTTCCTGCTGGCGGCGCTCGAGGAGGGCTCCGTGCTCGAATACTTCAAGAAGCACGGCGACTTCCCGGGGGTAGAGTGA
- a CDS encoding NAD(P)-dependent oxidoreductase, whose translation MKPKVAFLGLGAMGYPMACNLQRAGFPTLVWNRTASKAEAHAKACGTTAASLEAAAMADVIFSCLPTSAEVAELVARMRPHLHSGSVWVDCTSGDPEASRRIARELGELGVAFLDAPVSGGTTGAEEGTLTVMVGGSEETFERVRPVLEAVGRKIVHVGPVGAGHALKAVNNTLLAVNLWAAGEGLAALVKQGVDPNVALAVINASSGRSNATENLIPERVVTRAWPNTFKLGLLTKDVGIGMKVLDGADLPAPLLRLTYEVYQMAKREIGPDADHAEALKLIERWAGVEIA comes from the coding sequence ATGAAACCCAAAGTGGCGTTCCTGGGGCTCGGGGCCATGGGCTACCCCATGGCCTGCAATCTGCAACGCGCCGGTTTTCCCACGCTGGTCTGGAACCGTACGGCCAGCAAGGCCGAGGCCCACGCGAAGGCCTGCGGTACGACCGCCGCGAGCCTCGAGGCGGCGGCGATGGCCGACGTGATCTTCAGCTGCCTGCCCACCTCCGCCGAGGTGGCCGAGCTGGTGGCGCGGATGCGCCCGCACCTGCACTCGGGCAGCGTCTGGGTGGACTGCACCTCGGGCGATCCGGAGGCGAGCCGGCGCATCGCGCGCGAACTCGGCGAGCTGGGCGTCGCTTTTCTGGACGCCCCCGTTTCCGGGGGCACCACCGGGGCCGAGGAGGGCACGCTCACGGTGATGGTGGGCGGATCCGAGGAGACCTTCGAGCGCGTGCGCCCGGTGCTCGAGGCCGTGGGCCGCAAGATCGTGCACGTGGGGCCGGTGGGCGCCGGCCACGCCCTCAAAGCGGTCAACAACACGTTGCTGGCCGTCAACCTCTGGGCCGCGGGCGAGGGGCTGGCGGCGCTCGTCAAGCAGGGGGTGGACCCGAACGTGGCGCTCGCGGTCATCAACGCCTCGAGCGGCCGTTCCAACGCCACCGAGAACCTGATCCCCGAACGCGTCGTCACCCGCGCCTGGCCCAACACCTTCAAGCTCGGTCTCCTCACCAAGGACGTGGGGATCGGCATGAAGGTGCTCGACGGGGCCGACCTGCCGGCGCCGCTACTCCGCCTGACCTACGAGGTCTACCAGATGGCCAAGCGCGAGATCGGTCCCGACGCCGACCACGCCGAGGCCCTCAAGCTGATCGAGCGCTGGGCCGGAGTGGAGATCGCCTGA
- a CDS encoding DUF3054 domain-containing protein — MAKRVWEAGVFVLFAVVGALSHSRGVTLPGVLETAVPLWLAWVLTARWRDPYEGPLANLFIVWVLALPLGVVLRSLLKGSLPTPELLPFLLVAMAFTLPFMALGRRLA; from the coding sequence GTGGCTAAGCGCGTCTGGGAGGCGGGCGTCTTCGTCCTCTTCGCCGTGGTGGGGGCGCTCAGCCACAGCCGCGGGGTGACGCTCCCGGGCGTGCTCGAGACCGCCGTGCCGCTGTGGCTGGCCTGGGTGCTGACCGCCCGCTGGCGCGACCCTTACGAGGGCCCGCTTGCGAACCTCTTCATCGTCTGGGTGCTGGCGTTGCCGCTCGGCGTCGTGCTGCGGTCGCTGCTCAAGGGGTCGCTGCCCACCCCGGAGCTGCTGCCCTTCCTGCTCGTCGCCATGGCCTTTACGCTACCGTTCATGGCGCTGGGGCGGCGCCTCGCCTAG
- the lipA gene encoding lipoyl synthase, whose translation MKKITLTDPVTGETREVPVVEGGVRVDRPEPVDRQRPNWLKAPLPTGGTYARLKGLVQELELHTVCQEARCPNVGECWVHGTATIMILGKVCTRACKFCAVSTGNPAGWVDSREPGHVARAVAELGLGYVVLTSVDRDDLPDGGAGQFAAVIRAIKERSPGVRVEALTPDFQGDTAAVRTVLESGLDVFAHNLETVRRLTPRVRDPRAGYDQSLAVLDYAGRYLRERGLEVLTKSSLMVGLGETDEEIAEAMDDLRAAGVSLLTIGQYLRPTRHHLPVERYVTPEEFEAYRRLGLEKGFVEVFSGPLVRSSYRAERVFKEAQGG comes from the coding sequence ATGAAGAAGATCACCCTCACCGACCCCGTGACCGGCGAGACCCGGGAGGTGCCGGTCGTGGAGGGCGGCGTTCGAGTCGACCGTCCCGAGCCGGTGGACCGGCAGCGACCCAACTGGCTCAAGGCCCCGTTGCCCACGGGGGGCACCTACGCGCGGCTGAAGGGGTTGGTGCAGGAGCTGGAGCTGCACACCGTCTGCCAGGAGGCGCGCTGCCCCAACGTGGGCGAGTGCTGGGTGCACGGCACCGCGACGATCATGATCCTGGGTAAGGTCTGCACCCGCGCCTGCAAGTTCTGTGCGGTCTCCACGGGCAACCCTGCGGGTTGGGTGGACTCCCGCGAGCCCGGGCACGTCGCCCGCGCGGTGGCCGAGCTGGGCCTGGGGTACGTGGTGCTCACCAGCGTGGATCGCGACGACCTGCCCGACGGGGGTGCGGGGCAGTTCGCCGCGGTGATCCGCGCCATCAAGGAACGGAGCCCCGGCGTGCGCGTCGAGGCGCTGACCCCCGACTTCCAGGGGGACACCGCGGCGGTGCGTACCGTGCTGGAAAGCGGCCTCGACGTCTTCGCCCACAACCTGGAGACGGTGCGCCGGCTCACGCCGCGGGTGCGCGACCCCCGGGCTGGTTACGACCAGAGCCTGGCCGTGCTTGACTACGCCGGTCGCTACCTCCGCGAGCGCGGGCTCGAGGTGCTTACCAAGTCGAGCCTGATGGTCGGCCTCGGCGAGACCGACGAAGAGATCGCTGAAGCGATGGACGACCTGCGCGCCGCGGGGGTGAGCCTCCTCACGATCGGGCAGTACCTGCGGCCCACCCGCCACCACCTGCCGGTGGAGCGCTACGTGACGCCCGAAGAGTTCGAAGCCTACCGCCGGTTGGGCCTCGAAAAAGGCTTCGTCGAGGTCTTTTCGGGTCCGCTGGTACGCAGCAGCTACCGCGCCGAGCGGGTCTTCAAGGAGGCCCAGGGTGGCTAA
- the lysX gene encoding lysine biosynthesis protein LysX gives MLAILYDRIRGDEKLLFEAADRLGLAWKKVYLPQLRMDLEEPPAELEGVSAALERAVSQSRGLAASRYLTALGVPTVNRPEVIETAGDKWATSAALAAAGVPQPRTALALDPDTALRMAEEWGYPLVVKPVVGSWGRMVARVNDRDALEALLEHKQFMGYQHQLYYLQEFVEKPGRDIRVFVVGDQAIAAIFRASEHWITNTARGAVAENCPVTDELAEVSLAAARALGGGVLAVDVFESARGLLVNEVNHTMEFKNSVTTTGVDIPGKILAYAASQG, from the coding sequence ATGCTAGCCATCCTCTACGACCGCATCCGCGGCGACGAAAAACTGCTCTTCGAGGCCGCCGACCGCCTGGGCCTGGCCTGGAAGAAGGTCTACCTGCCCCAGCTGCGCATGGACCTGGAGGAGCCCCCTGCCGAGCTGGAGGGCGTTTCGGCGGCGCTCGAGCGCGCCGTCAGCCAGTCGCGCGGGCTGGCTGCAAGCCGCTACCTGACCGCGCTGGGCGTGCCCACGGTGAACCGACCCGAGGTCATCGAGACCGCCGGCGACAAGTGGGCCACCTCGGCCGCCCTGGCCGCCGCCGGGGTGCCGCAGCCGCGCACCGCCCTGGCCCTGGACCCGGATACCGCCCTGAGGATGGCCGAAGAATGGGGCTACCCGCTGGTGGTCAAACCGGTGGTCGGCTCCTGGGGGCGGATGGTGGCCCGCGTGAACGACCGCGACGCCCTGGAGGCGCTGCTCGAGCACAAGCAGTTCATGGGCTACCAGCACCAGCTCTACTACCTGCAGGAGTTCGTGGAAAAGCCGGGGCGCGACATCCGCGTCTTCGTGGTGGGCGATCAGGCCATCGCCGCCATCTTCCGCGCGAGCGAGCACTGGATCACCAACACCGCCCGCGGCGCGGTGGCCGAAAACTGCCCGGTCACGGACGAGCTCGCCGAAGTCAGCCTGGCCGCCGCCCGGGCCCTCGGCGGCGGGGTGCTGGCCGTGGACGTCTTCGAGTCGGCGCGCGGCCTGCTGGTCAACGAGGTCAACCACACCATGGAGTTCAAGAACTCGGTGACCACCACCGGGGTGGACATCCCGGGAAAGATCCTGGCCTACGCCGCCTCGCAGGGCTAA
- the cmk gene encoding (d)CMP kinase, which yields MENEPPLIITIDGPGASGKSSVARRIAQALEVPYVSSGLLYRGVAYQVLRHGVDPDDETAILRLLEAHPVRLVPNTHGNRVLAGGEDLTPHLHTAEVDAVVSAVARHPRVRAYVNERLREVPPPFVVEGRDMGTAVFPHAPYKFYLTASPAVRARRRARERADDVAAIEKMLRLRDERDAKQSKPAEDAQVIDTSELTLDQVVGAIMRFLPAGLDA from the coding sequence GTGGAGAACGAACCCCCCCTGATCATCACCATCGACGGTCCCGGGGCCTCGGGCAAGTCGAGCGTCGCCCGGCGTATCGCCCAGGCGCTCGAGGTGCCCTACGTTTCCAGCGGGCTGCTCTACCGCGGCGTCGCCTACCAGGTGCTGCGCCACGGGGTGGACCCCGACGACGAAACGGCCATCCTGAGGCTGCTCGAGGCGCACCCGGTCCGGCTGGTGCCCAACACCCACGGCAACCGGGTGCTGGCCGGCGGTGAAGACCTGACCCCGCACCTGCACACCGCCGAGGTGGACGCGGTGGTCAGCGCCGTGGCCCGCCACCCGCGCGTGCGTGCCTACGTGAACGAGCGGCTGCGCGAAGTGCCCCCGCCCTTCGTGGTCGAGGGACGCGACATGGGTACGGCCGTCTTCCCTCACGCGCCTTACAAGTTCTACCTGACGGCCAGCCCCGCGGTGCGGGCCCGCCGCCGCGCTCGCGAGCGCGCCGACGACGTGGCGGCGATCGAGAAGATGCTGCGGCTGCGCGACGAACGCGACGCCAAACAGTCGAAGCCGGCCGAGGACGCCCAGGTGATCGACACCAGCGAGCTGACCCTCGACCAGGTGGTGGGGGCGATCATGCGCTTCCTCCCCGCCGGGCTGGACGCCTGA
- the lysS gene encoding homocitrate synthase translates to MIEQERKWAIIDSTLREGEQFERAHFSTDDKVEIAKALDAFGIEYLEVTTPVASPQSARDARAVAGLGLGAKVITHIQTRKDAAEAALETGVQGIDLLFGTSKYLRAAHGRDVPRIIEEALEVITFIREQAPGVEVRFSAEDTFRSDEHDLLEIYRAVAPYVDRVGLADTVGVATPRQVYTLVREVRRAVGPGVDIEFHGHNDTGGAIANAFEALEAGATHVDTTVLGIGERNGITPLGGFLARMYTVQPDYVRGKYRLELLPELDRMIARMVGVEIPFNNYITGATAFSHKAGMHLKAIYLNPESYEAYNPEVFGVSRKLIVASRLTGRAAIKKRAEELGLSFGEEELHRLTHRIKELADRGQLTLEELDGILREWVMA, encoded by the coding sequence ATGATCGAGCAGGAACGAAAGTGGGCCATCATCGACTCCACGCTGCGCGAAGGGGAGCAGTTCGAGCGGGCGCATTTCAGCACCGACGACAAGGTGGAGATCGCCAAAGCGCTCGACGCCTTCGGCATCGAATACCTGGAGGTAACCACCCCGGTGGCCTCGCCCCAGTCGGCCCGCGACGCCCGGGCGGTGGCCGGCCTGGGGCTCGGCGCGAAGGTCATCACCCACATCCAGACCCGCAAGGACGCCGCCGAAGCGGCGCTCGAGACCGGCGTCCAGGGCATCGACCTGCTCTTCGGCACCAGCAAGTACCTGCGCGCCGCCCACGGCCGCGACGTGCCACGGATCATCGAGGAGGCGCTCGAGGTCATCACCTTCATCCGCGAACAGGCCCCCGGGGTGGAGGTGCGCTTCTCCGCCGAGGACACCTTCCGCTCTGACGAACACGACCTGCTGGAGATCTACCGCGCGGTCGCGCCCTACGTGGACCGGGTAGGACTCGCCGACACCGTGGGCGTGGCCACCCCGCGCCAGGTCTACACCCTGGTGCGCGAGGTTCGGCGCGCCGTGGGCCCAGGGGTCGACATCGAGTTCCACGGCCACAACGACACCGGGGGCGCCATCGCCAACGCCTTCGAGGCGCTCGAGGCCGGGGCCACCCACGTGGACACGACGGTCCTGGGCATCGGCGAGCGCAACGGCATCACCCCGCTGGGCGGCTTCCTGGCGCGGATGTACACCGTCCAGCCCGACTACGTGCGCGGCAAGTACCGCCTGGAGCTGCTGCCCGAGCTCGACCGCATGATCGCCCGCATGGTGGGGGTGGAGATCCCCTTCAACAACTACATCACCGGGGCCACGGCCTTCAGCCACAAGGCGGGCATGCACCTGAAGGCCATCTACCTCAACCCCGAGTCCTACGAGGCCTACAACCCCGAGGTCTTCGGGGTGAGCCGCAAGCTGATCGTGGCCAGCCGCCTCACCGGCCGCGCGGCCATCAAGAAGCGGGCCGAGGAGCTGGGGCTCAGTTTCGGCGAGGAGGAGCTGCACCGGCTCACCCACCGCATCAAGGAGCTGGCCGACCGCGGGCAGCTTACGCTGGAGGAGCTGGACGGGATTCTGAGAGAGTGGGTGATGGCATGA
- the lipB gene encoding lipoyl(octanoyl) transferase LipB: MDFVVEDWGRVPYGEAWARQKALHARVVRGERPPTLVLTEHPRTVTLGRAASGENLLFAESWYRRQGFELFWVERGGDVTYHGPGQLVAYSIFPVARRVRDFLRLLEAVVVDVAESYGLEAYATPGYAGVWVGEEKLAAFGVAVKQGVALHGLALNVNTNLEDFQVIVPCGIRDKGVTSLQRLLGRELDMDEVKTRLTAAFRARFADVSAPTLGLSGPG, from the coding sequence GTGGACTTCGTGGTCGAGGACTGGGGACGCGTCCCCTACGGCGAGGCCTGGGCGCGGCAGAAGGCGCTGCACGCCCGGGTGGTGCGCGGGGAGCGGCCGCCCACGCTGGTGCTCACCGAACACCCCCGCACCGTCACCCTGGGGCGGGCGGCCAGCGGCGAGAACCTGCTCTTCGCCGAGTCCTGGTACCGCCGGCAGGGGTTCGAACTCTTCTGGGTCGAGCGCGGCGGCGACGTGACCTACCACGGCCCCGGGCAGCTCGTCGCCTACTCCATCTTCCCGGTGGCCCGGCGGGTGCGCGACTTTCTGCGGTTGCTCGAAGCCGTCGTCGTGGACGTGGCCGAAAGCTACGGCTTGGAGGCCTACGCCACCCCCGGCTACGCCGGCGTCTGGGTGGGCGAGGAGAAGCTGGCCGCCTTCGGCGTCGCCGTCAAGCAGGGGGTGGCGCTGCACGGGCTGGCGCTCAACGTGAACACGAACCTCGAGGACTTTCAGGTCATCGTCCCCTGCGGCATCCGGGACAAGGGCGTCACCAGCCTGCAGCGGCTCTTGGGCCGCGAGCTCGACATGGACGAGGTGAAGACCCGCCTCACGGCCGCCTTCCGGGCGCGCTTCGCCGACGTGAGCGCGCCTACGCTGGGCCTTTCGGGGCCGGGTTAA
- a CDS encoding paraquat-inducible protein A, with amino-acid sequence MEALSVECPVCSEPLLLEAEVLDRLDEGSLLECEVCGAVVEVALLEPLTLRVVQAGEGFFVDCPRCETPIEVEGEGPLTCPECGFTFKPDWGDVEEEEL; translated from the coding sequence ATGGAAGCCCTGAGCGTGGAATGCCCGGTGTGCAGCGAACCCCTCTTGCTCGAAGCAGAGGTACTGGACCGGCTCGACGAGGGAAGCCTGCTCGAGTGCGAGGTCTGCGGCGCGGTGGTCGAGGTGGCCCTGCTGGAACCGCTGACCCTGCGCGTGGTGCAGGCGGGCGAGGGCTTTTTCGTGGACTGCCCCCGCTGCGAGACCCCGATCGAGGTGGAAGGCGAAGGACCCCTGACCTGCCCCGAGTGCGGCTTTACCTTCAAGCCCGACTGGGGCGACGTGGAGGAAGAAGAACTATGA
- a CDS encoding DUF488 domain-containing protein, with protein sequence MLYTLGHANLPLERFLELLRENGVEVVVDVRARPFSRHNPQYNHRPFAQALAEAGFGYVWMGDRLGGVPRGSRQKLDVEARLRDPGFQKGLEALVELASRHVVALVCAEEDPRRCHRRFLVVRGLVQFGALEPDEVIHIRADGRTVTEAELRGEEAPLFSGELS encoded by the coding sequence ATGCTCTACACGCTGGGCCACGCCAACCTGCCGCTGGAGCGTTTTCTCGAGCTCTTGCGCGAAAATGGGGTGGAGGTCGTGGTGGACGTGCGCGCCCGACCCTTTTCGCGGCACAACCCCCAGTACAACCACCGCCCCTTCGCCCAGGCCCTCGCGGAAGCCGGCTTCGGCTACGTATGGATGGGCGACCGGCTCGGCGGCGTGCCTCGCGGAAGCCGACAAAAACTCGACGTGGAAGCGCGGCTGCGCGACCCGGGTTTCCAAAAGGGGCTCGAGGCGCTGGTGGAGCTCGCCAGCCGCCACGTCGTGGCCCTGGTCTGCGCCGAAGAAGACCCACGTCGCTGCCACCGCCGCTTCCTGGTGGTGCGCGGCCTGGTCCAGTTCGGCGCGCTGGAACCGGACGAGGTGATCCACATCCGCGCCGACGGCCGCACCGTCACCGAGGCCGAGCTGCGCGGGGAGGAAGCGCCGCTGTTTAGCGGCGAGCTGTCCTAG